Proteins from one Clostridium cellulovorans 743B genomic window:
- a CDS encoding condensation domain-containing protein, whose product MNTLRDMFDSLKNNDRGIYFIKGDKEESYLSYKKLYDNSSSILAKLQEHGLKSNQELVFQIDDEEEFISTFWACVLGGIIAVPIPVCKNSQDINRLKNVVTKLNNPVIYVGENQKEYLIDLIKQESQEVLHLIEERMFLLKNYDKVKKFDLPKITPEDTVMIQFSSGSTGEPKGVELSSSNILSYTSATYVAINGPSVKRSLSWMPLTHNFGLIGLHITSLIFGIDQYIMPTKLFLVNPLLWMIKASEKKISLTASPNFGYMHFLRAFGKTNGLELDLSSIDVILNGAEPVNHDICKKFIEVLSNYGLSENSIIPAYGMAEATLGITISTMKEKYNNYDLDRNFLTIGKKIKEVTDINDNNKISLVEAGKVLDNCTLRICDDLGKKLPEDTVGHIQIKGPSVMKGYYNDKVRTEKAFTKDSWLITGDVGFLRDNKLVITGRAKEIIFINGKNYYPSDFERVLENLKEPLITTVSVVGKFNDEIQTEEVLVFIETKEEIKKYGDVISKIKKQINLYMGIDVKNIIFLDEMPRTSGGKIQRFKLLEMFNTGSIKPYILKDISKENIDIIDIIVPKEIEDEVECIVMDVLYEILSIKYISQNDNLIEIGMDSLRAGMIISELNKRLQVNLEIKTLFKHKTIKGVINEIRRMDKTKYKSIEKTKKLQYYPLSSQQKRLYTLNRIDPNGTSYNISAGIHLYGEIDIEKFIDVFNIIVSRHEALRTSFKLIDGTPSQIINDKVKFNVNYQKLSREDAENYKKNFISPFNLEKAPLMKITLVKIEDVKEYLLLLDMHHIISDGTSMGLIVKEFCSLYEGLELPKTKLQYRDYTMWQNKEMKDNGYEVQKNYWKNILSDELPLLEMPLDYERGTVQSFEGEQVKVNVGTKLAESLYDIALENEMTLYMVLIGAYSVLLSKYTMQEDILIGSPISGRSHPDFDSTVGMFVNTFVLRAKPASDMSFIDFLKEIKEKTFEAYENQDYQFEWILKDISYRKKAGRNPLFDVMFNMQNMYIPEIKLKNLRCVPCELENKTTKFDLSLAVNEKERDIILSFIYCTKLFKSETIEKLSEHFINLLNCVTKDINIKINEITILSDEELKKYKVIDKKNKDEIKLDFNF is encoded by the coding sequence ATGAATACTCTAAGGGATATGTTTGATTCACTAAAAAATAATGATAGGGGAATATACTTTATAAAAGGAGATAAAGAAGAATCATATCTTTCTTATAAGAAGTTATATGATAATTCTTCAAGTATTTTAGCCAAACTACAAGAACATGGGTTGAAAAGCAATCAAGAGCTTGTATTTCAAATTGATGATGAAGAAGAGTTCATATCTACTTTTTGGGCCTGTGTTTTGGGCGGGATTATTGCGGTTCCTATACCAGTATGTAAAAACAGTCAAGATATAAATAGACTTAAAAATGTTGTGACTAAACTAAATAATCCAGTTATTTATGTAGGAGAAAATCAAAAAGAATATTTAATAGATTTAATTAAGCAAGAGTCTCAAGAAGTGCTTCATCTAATAGAGGAGAGAATGTTTCTTCTCAAAAACTATGATAAAGTAAAAAAGTTTGATTTGCCTAAAATAACTCCAGAGGATACAGTTATGATTCAATTTTCATCTGGTTCTACAGGTGAGCCAAAGGGGGTTGAATTATCAAGTTCAAATATCCTCTCGTACACTAGTGCTACTTATGTTGCTATAAATGGACCTAGTGTGAAGCGTTCTCTTAGCTGGATGCCATTAACTCATAATTTTGGTCTAATTGGACTTCATATTACTTCACTAATATTCGGCATTGATCAGTATATAATGCCAACAAAGCTATTTCTGGTAAATCCATTGCTTTGGATGATAAAAGCCAGTGAGAAAAAAATATCATTGACCGCATCACCAAATTTTGGTTATATGCATTTTTTAAGAGCCTTTGGTAAGACCAATGGATTAGAATTAGATTTATCATCTATTGACGTGATATTAAATGGTGCTGAACCAGTAAATCATGATATTTGTAAAAAGTTTATTGAAGTATTATCTAATTATGGACTAAGTGAAAATTCTATAATTCCTGCATATGGCATGGCAGAAGCTACTTTAGGTATAACTATTTCTACAATGAAAGAAAAATATAATAATTATGATTTAGATAGGAACTTTCTTACAATAGGAAAGAAAATTAAAGAGGTTACTGATATAAATGATAATAATAAAATTTCCTTAGTAGAAGCAGGTAAAGTTCTTGATAACTGTACATTAAGGATATGTGATGATTTAGGAAAAAAGCTTCCCGAAGATACAGTAGGACATATTCAAATAAAAGGTCCTAGTGTTATGAAAGGTTACTATAACGATAAAGTAAGGACAGAAAAAGCTTTTACTAAAGACAGTTGGTTAATAACTGGAGATGTTGGATTTTTAAGAGATAATAAGTTAGTTATTACAGGGAGAGCAAAAGAAATAATATTTATCAACGGAAAAAATTATTATCCAAGTGATTTTGAAAGAGTACTTGAAAATTTGAAAGAACCTCTAATAACTACTGTTTCAGTAGTTGGTAAATTCAATGATGAAATCCAGACAGAAGAAGTGTTGGTTTTTATTGAAACAAAAGAAGAAATTAAGAAATATGGAGATGTTATTAGTAAAATAAAGAAACAAATAAACTTATATATGGGTATAGATGTTAAGAATATAATTTTCTTAGATGAGATGCCACGTACAAGTGGGGGGAAAATTCAAAGATTTAAATTGTTAGAAATGTTTAATACCGGCAGCATTAAACCATATATTCTTAAAGATATTTCTAAAGAAAATATAGACATAATTGATATTATAGTTCCGAAGGAAATAGAAGATGAAGTTGAATGTATTGTCATGGACGTTTTGTATGAAATTTTAAGTATAAAGTACATAAGTCAAAATGACAATTTAATAGAAATCGGAATGGATTCATTAAGAGCTGGAATGATCATTTCAGAACTTAATAAGAGGCTACAGGTGAATCTTGAGATAAAAACCCTTTTCAAACATAAGACAATTAAAGGCGTTATTAATGAGATAAGACGAATGGATAAAACTAAATATAAAAGTATTGAAAAAACTAAAAAATTGCAGTATTATCCACTATCTTCACAACAAAAACGCTTATATACGTTAAATAGAATTGACCCAAACGGTACAAGTTATAATATCTCTGCTGGTATCCATTTATATGGTGAAATTGATATAGAGAAATTTATAGATGTTTTTAATATAATTGTTTCAAGACACGAAGCACTTAGAACTTCCTTTAAGTTGATTGATGGAACTCCATCACAAATAATCAATGATAAGGTTAAATTCAATGTTAATTATCAGAAATTAAGCAGAGAAGATGCTGAAAATTATAAGAAAAATTTTATTTCCCCTTTTAATTTAGAAAAAGCTCCATTAATGAAGATTACATTGGTAAAGATTGAAGATGTAAAGGAATATTTATTATTACTTGATATGCACCATATTATTTCTGATGGTACATCAATGGGATTAATAGTAAAGGAATTTTGTTCTTTATATGAGGGTTTAGAATTACCAAAAACAAAACTACAATACAGGGATTACACAATGTGGCAAAACAAAGAGATGAAAGATAATGGTTATGAAGTGCAAAAAAATTATTGGAAAAATATTTTAAGTGATGAGTTGCCTTTATTAGAAATGCCTCTTGATTATGAAAGAGGTACTGTTCAGAGTTTTGAAGGGGAACAAGTGAAGGTTAATGTTGGTACCAAATTAGCTGAAAGTTTATATGATATAGCTCTTGAAAATGAAATGACCTTGTATATGGTGCTCATTGGTGCTTATAGTGTTTTATTATCTAAGTATACAATGCAAGAAGATATATTAATTGGATCACCTATATCTGGAAGATCTCATCCAGATTTTGATAGCACAGTAGGAATGTTTGTTAATACTTTTGTACTTAGAGCTAAACCCGCCAGTGATATGAGTTTTATAGATTTTCTAAAAGAAATTAAGGAAAAAACTTTTGAAGCTTATGAAAATCAAGATTATCAATTTGAATGGATACTTAAAGATATAAGTTATAGAAAAAAAGCAGGAAGAAATCCTCTGTTTGATGTTATGTTCAATATGCAAAATATGTACATTCCAGAGATTAAATTAAAAAATCTTCGTTGTGTCCCATGTGAATTGGAGAATAAGACTACTAAATTTGATTTATCTTTAGCTGTTAATGAAAAAGAAAGAGATATAATACTATCTTTCATATACTGCACGAAGTTGTTTAAAAGCGAAACAATAGAAAAGTTAAGTGAGCATTTTATTAACCTGCTTAATTGTGTTACTAAAGATATAAATATAAAAATAAATGAAATTACTATATTATCTGATGAAGAACTTAAAAAATATAAGGTTATAGATAAAAAAAATAAGGATGAAATAAAATTAGATTTTAATTTTTAG
- a CDS encoding non-ribosomal peptide synthetase, with protein MLKLYENILFSQKEYQEELEFWMNKLDGELQPVSFPYVDINREFSIDRNNISEVSKKLPEGISKSIIKLSNNTEVTMFVLLTTVLEILIYKYIGSKSIVVATPVLEDDNSSGYNDLVIFKDDIDSSNTFKETLIKTRATVLDAYKNKDYPMKMILNKIFHHEDITKLTNVGVFMSNIHEESVVNQYNFDVVFSFNKVGDDISIRLLHKSEFIETKEAEDILEKYINLLTRFMSDVNLPIKNTDMFLEQEREDILYGFNNTKVLIDEKKSIVDIFHDIVEKYKNKNAIVTEKEILTYDQLNKKANQLARVLLKNNIKNSDTVAIVLYPCADILISILAILKIGATYLPLEANIPEERLRYICLDSNVKGIVTKKDIIKKHKLKVLTLFLDDDILTTEEEFNIDMEKGFDDVAYIIYTSGTTGKPKGVEVKNRGLVNYTNWFKNKANLIAEDKGILISSFSFDLGYTSLYSSILSGSELHILSKDQYSNPDFLLDYIEDKGITFMKTTPSLFSTISRTDRFEDLRCFNSVRLVVLGGEMINLKDVEKVHKNYPNIKVFNHYGPTETTIGAISIEIDFDDFDKYKKIPVIGKPINNTNIYVLDGDRNPMPVGIPGEIYISGEGIAKGYVNNKKLTEEKFVRNPFVEGSFMYKTNDRGRFIADGTIEFLGRMDNQVKIRGYRVEIEEIQRVISGYEKVKESLVQVKENKEKDKFICAYLVAEQLTIIEIREYLSKHLPDYMIPAYFVMINKMPLTPNGKIDYRVLPDIGDDIDTGEIYLEPRNSTEEKMCLVWSEILGVKKVGIRDNFFALGGDSIKAIQVSSRLHKYSIDLELKDLMEYQTIEELSCKVKVRSVKSNQELVVGEVQLTPIQKRFFINKFNKEHHWNQAVMLFKEDGFDETILKKVFKAIIEKHDGLRMVYSSHNGEIAQFNQGLENQGFNIEVVELHGIDDFEKIIKEKEKEIQESIDLKNGPLVKLGLFKTDCGDHLLIAIHHLVIDGVSWRIIFEDLTKGYFDAIEEKKIDLGDKTDSYKSWAEKINTYAQSKELIEEKLYWNEIENKEIALLPKDNYANEEVLVKDNGTVVIELTDEETEAIIKQVNKPFNTSINDILITGLGRALKAWTNQEKFIINLEGHGREKIIDDINVNRTIGWFTTVFPIYLDMSISDDLATQIKNIKEKLKRIPKKGIGYGVLKYLTEGRHKKDLIFRLKPEICFNYLGQFDQEIDNSLFKISKIPCKSTISEENQRQYTFHINSMIKNGKLEIAFDYSKKQYNESNVRKFANLYYDSIKDIIDYCTVNSERVLTPSDLTYATISINELDSIQNQYNKKNLKIKDIYQLSPMQKVMIRHTTMGNGISPYFNNRIFTVNGGMDIGIIKEAFNIITEKYDILRTIFHLKEKKEPLQIVFEDRKNQVYYEDISMLDKYEKEVYFRGFVKNDALKGFDLTKDYLMRLSILKTGDRTYKIIWSNHHSILDGWSRMIILKDFLDIVECIKKKRKLQRDMPVQYSEYIKWINSQHISKAYDYWINLLENYKIKSLLKKDIKENGKGEYIQDSIYRIIDEDSTSKLKEMAKKSKVTLNIVFQGIWAVLLQKLSNQEDVVFGSVISGRVPNIPNVEKIIGPLFNVIPVRVKSNKITFDKCLENLQKLSIESQTYGFVAMEEYKEFKANEELVDSVIFFENYPVEDSIKELCNEDRVISDIEFLDQGHCNFNIFILPFDNTRVNISYNSRIYRKGTVEKILDYFIDILEQILQNPRILIEELKLE; from the coding sequence ATGTTAAAACTATATGAAAATATACTTTTTTCACAAAAAGAATATCAAGAAGAATTAGAATTTTGGATGAATAAACTTGATGGAGAGCTCCAACCAGTGAGCTTTCCTTATGTAGATATAAATAGAGAATTCAGTATAGATAGGAATAATATTAGTGAGGTCAGTAAAAAACTACCTGAAGGAATATCAAAAAGTATAATTAAACTTAGTAATAATACTGAGGTTACAATGTTTGTGTTACTAACAACAGTCTTAGAGATATTAATATACAAGTATATTGGCAGTAAAAGCATTGTTGTAGCAACTCCAGTTTTAGAAGACGATAATTCTAGTGGATATAATGATCTAGTTATATTTAAAGATGATATAGATAGTAGTAATACTTTTAAAGAAACATTAATAAAAACTAGGGCAACAGTATTAGATGCATATAAAAATAAAGATTATCCTATGAAGATGATATTGAATAAAATATTTCATCATGAAGACATCACTAAGCTTACAAATGTTGGTGTGTTTATGAGCAATATACATGAGGAATCAGTTGTTAACCAGTATAATTTTGATGTAGTTTTTTCATTTAATAAAGTTGGTGATGATATATCAATTAGATTGTTACATAAATCTGAATTTATAGAAACTAAAGAAGCAGAAGATATTTTAGAAAAATATATAAATTTATTGACAAGATTTATGAGTGATGTGAATTTACCTATTAAAAATACGGATATGTTTTTAGAACAAGAAAGGGAAGATATTCTCTATGGTTTTAATAATACTAAAGTTTTAATAGATGAGAAAAAATCTATAGTAGATATTTTTCATGATATTGTAGAAAAATATAAAAATAAAAATGCAATTGTAACAGAAAAAGAAATCTTAACTTATGATCAGTTAAATAAAAAAGCAAATCAGCTAGCAAGGGTACTATTAAAGAATAATATAAAGAACAGTGATACAGTTGCTATTGTATTATATCCATGTGCAGATATATTGATATCTATTTTAGCAATCTTAAAAATAGGAGCCACTTATTTGCCGTTAGAAGCTAATATCCCAGAAGAACGATTAAGGTATATATGTTTAGATAGTAATGTTAAAGGAATAGTAACCAAGAAGGATATAATAAAAAAGCATAAATTAAAAGTTTTAACACTTTTTTTAGATGATGATATTTTAACAACTGAAGAAGAGTTTAATATAGATATGGAAAAAGGTTTTGACGATGTAGCATATATCATATATACATCCGGGACTACCGGAAAACCAAAAGGAGTGGAAGTGAAAAATAGAGGACTTGTTAATTATACTAATTGGTTTAAGAATAAGGCTAACTTAATTGCAGAAGATAAGGGAATTTTAATATCCTCTTTTTCCTTTGATTTAGGATATACTTCATTGTATTCATCGATATTAAGTGGCTCAGAACTCCATATTTTGAGCAAAGATCAATATTCGAATCCTGATTTTTTATTGGATTATATAGAGGATAAAGGCATTACTTTCATGAAAACTACCCCATCATTATTTAGTACAATCTCTAGAACTGATAGGTTTGAAGACTTGAGATGCTTTAATTCTGTAAGACTTGTAGTACTTGGTGGTGAAATGATAAATCTTAAAGATGTTGAAAAAGTGCATAAGAATTATCCTAATATAAAAGTTTTTAATCATTATGGGCCTACAGAAACTACTATTGGAGCAATATCAATTGAAATAGATTTTGATGATTTTGACAAATACAAAAAAATACCTGTTATTGGGAAGCCTATAAACAACACAAATATATATGTGCTAGATGGAGATAGAAATCCTATGCCTGTTGGAATTCCAGGTGAAATATATATATCAGGAGAAGGAATAGCTAAAGGTTATGTAAATAATAAAAAACTTACAGAAGAGAAGTTTGTAAGGAATCCATTTGTAGAGGGTTCATTTATGTATAAGACAAATGATAGAGGAAGATTCATTGCAGATGGAACAATAGAGTTCCTGGGTAGGATGGATAATCAAGTAAAGATTAGAGGATATAGGGTAGAAATTGAGGAAATTCAAAGGGTAATAAGTGGATATGAAAAGGTTAAAGAAAGCTTAGTACAGGTAAAAGAAAATAAAGAGAAGGATAAGTTTATATGTGCATATCTTGTAGCAGAACAGTTGACTATTATAGAAATTAGAGAATATTTATCTAAACATTTACCTGATTACATGATTCCAGCTTATTTTGTCATGATTAATAAAATGCCACTAACTCCAAATGGAAAGATTGATTATAGAGTTCTTCCGGATATTGGGGACGATATTGATACTGGCGAAATATACTTAGAGCCAAGAAATTCTACAGAAGAGAAGATGTGCTTAGTTTGGTCAGAAATACTGGGAGTAAAAAAAGTTGGAATTCGTGATAACTTTTTTGCACTAGGAGGAGATTCAATTAAAGCTATACAAGTATCATCAAGACTCCATAAGTATAGTATAGATCTTGAACTTAAGGATTTAATGGAATATCAAACTATTGAAGAATTAAGTTGTAAGGTAAAGGTCAGAAGTGTAAAAAGTAATCAAGAACTAGTAGTTGGAGAGGTACAACTAACTCCAATTCAAAAACGTTTTTTTATTAATAAATTTAATAAGGAGCATCATTGGAATCAAGCAGTAATGCTATTTAAAGAAGATGGCTTTGATGAAACAATATTAAAAAAGGTTTTTAAGGCTATAATAGAAAAACATGATGGATTGAGAATGGTTTATTCAAGTCATAATGGTGAAATTGCTCAATTTAACCAAGGACTTGAGAATCAAGGGTTTAATATAGAGGTAGTTGAGCTTCATGGAATAGATGATTTTGAAAAGATTATAAAAGAAAAAGAAAAAGAAATTCAAGAATCAATTGATTTAAAAAATGGTCCACTAGTTAAATTGGGGTTATTTAAAACAGACTGTGGAGATCATCTTTTAATAGCTATTCATCATCTTGTCATTGATGGAGTTTCTTGGAGAATTATTTTTGAAGATCTTACTAAAGGTTATTTTGATGCCATTGAAGAGAAAAAGATAGATTTAGGGGATAAGACAGATTCGTATAAATCATGGGCTGAAAAAATAAACACTTATGCACAAAGTAAAGAGTTAATAGAAGAGAAGTTGTATTGGAATGAGATTGAAAATAAAGAAATTGCTTTGTTGCCAAAAGATAACTATGCTAATGAGGAAGTTTTAGTTAAAGATAATGGAACAGTAGTTATAGAATTAACTGATGAAGAAACAGAAGCTATTATTAAACAGGTCAATAAGCCATTTAATACCTCGATCAATGATATTTTAATTACTGGATTAGGTAGAGCATTGAAAGCATGGACAAATCAAGAGAAGTTTATTATTAATTTAGAAGGTCATGGACGTGAAAAGATAATTGATGATATCAATGTTAATAGAACTATTGGTTGGTTTACTACAGTTTTCCCAATATATTTAGATATGAGTATAAGTGACGATTTAGCAACTCAAATTAAAAATATCAAGGAAAAACTAAAGAGAATCCCTAAAAAAGGAATTGGTTATGGCGTGCTTAAATACTTAACAGAGGGCAGACATAAAAAAGATTTAATTTTTAGATTGAAACCTGAAATATGTTTTAATTATTTAGGCCAATTTGATCAAGAGATTGATAATTCGCTTTTCAAAATATCGAAGATTCCTTGTAAAAGCACAATTAGTGAAGAAAACCAAAGGCAGTATACTTTCCATATAAATAGCATGATAAAGAACGGTAAGTTAGAGATTGCTTTCGACTATAGTAAAAAACAATACAATGAAAGTAATGTAAGAAAGTTTGCAAATTTATATTATGATTCTATTAAAGATATTATTGACTATTGTACAGTAAATAGCGAAAGGGTATTAACACCAAGTGATTTGACGTATGCGACAATATCAATAAATGAATTGGATAGTATTCAGAATCAATATAATAAGAAAAACTTAAAAATAAAGGATATTTATCAGTTATCACCAATGCAAAAAGTTATGATAAGACATACAACTATGGGAAATGGCATTAGTCCATATTTCAATAATAGGATATTTACTGTTAATGGTGGTATGGATATCGGGATAATAAAAGAAGCATTCAATATAATAACAGAAAAATATGATATTTTAAGAACGATATTTCATTTGAAAGAGAAGAAAGAACCTTTGCAAATTGTTTTTGAAGATAGAAAGAATCAAGTTTATTATGAAGACATTTCAATGCTTGATAAGTATGAAAAAGAAGTATATTTCAGAGGTTTTGTAAAAAATGATGCACTTAAAGGCTTTGATCTAACAAAAGACTACTTGATGAGGCTTAGTATTTTGAAGACAGGAGATAGAACTTATAAGATTATTTGGAGCAATCACCACAGTATTTTAGATGGCTGGAGTAGAATGATTATTCTTAAAGATTTTCTTGATATTGTTGAATGCATAAAGAAAAAGAGAAAACTTCAAAGGGATATGCCTGTTCAATATAGTGAATATATTAAATGGATAAACTCTCAACATATAAGCAAGGCATATGATTACTGGATAAACCTTTTAGAGAATTACAAAATAAAAAGCTTGTTAAAAAAGGATATAAAAGAGAATGGTAAAGGTGAGTATATACAAGATAGTATATACAGAATTATAGATGAAGATTCTACTTCTAAATTAAAGGAAATGGCAAAGAAGAGTAAGGTTACATTAAATATAGTTTTTCAAGGTATATGGGCTGTACTACTTCAAAAGTTAAGCAACCAAGAAGATGTTGTTTTTGGATCTGTTATTTCAGGGAGAGTTCCCAATATTCCAAATGTAGAAAAGATAATTGGACCATTATTTAATGTTATTCCAGTAAGAGTTAAAAGTAATAAAATTACTTTTGATAAGTGTTTAGAGAATTTACAAAAGCTTTCCATAGAATCACAAACTTATGGTTTTGTAGCTATGGAAGAATATAAAGAATTTAAAGCTAACGAAGAACTAGTTGATAGTGTGATATTTTTTGAGAATTATCCAGTAGAAGATAGTATAAAAGAGTTATGTAATGAAGATAGGGTTATAAGTGATATAGAATTTTTGGATCAAGGACATTGTAACTTTAATATTTTCATATTACCTTTTGATAATACAAGAGTAAACATCTCATATAACTCTAGGATATATAGAAAAGGTACGGTAGAAAAAATACTAGATTATTTTATAGACATATTAGAACAAATATTACAAAATCCAAGAATATTAATTGAAGAATTGAAATTAGAATAA
- a CDS encoding MFS transporter — protein sequence MERKGKLNKREYNFIISVGVALGLRQLAMLLIMPIISIYAKGLSGSTPALVGIAVGIFGLTQSMFQIPYGMASERGRRKHFVLIGLSLLIIGLVIACLAKNIYTLILGRALQGSGGIQAVAYAWIGDSIEKEKRNFAMSIAGIIVGTSAVLGFLVGPLLNQVLSVPMIFLLCSVLVGVTCLYILIFIKDRNNIDLNTVEYDTKDRINNLKNIGKDKSMMAINFMAFFMNYIMISIFFIIPLKIEVFLGVSGLWKVFVPATVIGIMTMEIMVRYSEKGHLKSMMMTAFIACFTSVLMLHFNEEIILFISMIIFMMGYMFLSTLLPSTITKMSGKDSMGIATGVFNTLQFLGTFVGGAMTGLLWGINETYAILFAIIASFIAIIIVYRMEPN from the coding sequence ATGGAAAGAAAAGGGAAGTTAAATAAAAGAGAGTATAATTTTATAATATCAGTAGGTGTCGCACTAGGATTAAGACAATTAGCAATGCTACTAATTATGCCGATTATTTCTATTTATGCTAAAGGACTTAGTGGAAGTACACCAGCTTTAGTTGGGATTGCAGTAGGTATTTTTGGGTTAACTCAATCTATGTTTCAGATTCCTTATGGAATGGCAAGTGAAAGAGGTCGAAGAAAACACTTTGTTCTTATAGGATTAAGTTTACTTATAATTGGGTTAGTTATCGCATGTTTAGCAAAGAATATTTATACTTTAATACTTGGCAGAGCGTTGCAAGGGAGTGGAGGTATTCAAGCGGTTGCTTATGCTTGGATTGGTGACAGTATTGAAAAAGAGAAGCGAAACTTTGCTATGAGTATCGCTGGGATTATTGTTGGTACTTCTGCAGTACTTGGATTTTTAGTTGGTCCGCTATTGAATCAAGTTTTATCAGTACCTATGATATTTTTGTTATGCTCGGTATTGGTTGGTGTAACATGTTTATATATTCTAATCTTTATAAAAGATAGAAATAATATAGATTTGAATACTGTTGAGTATGATACAAAAGATAGAATTAACAATTTGAAAAATATAGGAAAAGATAAATCAATGATGGCTATTAATTTTATGGCATTTTTCATGAACTACATTATGATAAGTATATTTTTTATAATTCCTTTAAAAATAGAAGTATTTTTAGGGGTAAGTGGATTATGGAAGGTTTTTGTGCCAGCTACAGTTATAGGAATAATGACTATGGAGATAATGGTAAGATACTCCGAAAAAGGTCATCTAAAGAGCATGATGATGACAGCATTTATAGCATGCTTTACTTCTGTATTAATGCTACATTTTAACGAAGAGATAATTCTATTTATAAGTATGATTATATTTATGATGGGTTATATGTTTCTTTCAACTTTATTACCATCTACAATAACAAAGATGTCAGGAAAAGATAGTATGGGAATTGCTACTGGTGTGTTTAATACATTGCAATTTTTGGGTACTTTTGTAGGGGGAGCAATGACAGGACTACTATGGGGTATTAATGAAACTTATGCTATATTGTTTGCTATTATAGCTAGTTTTATAGCTATAATTATAGTGTATAGAATGGAGCCTAACTAA
- the serC gene encoding 3-phosphoserine/phosphohydroxythreonine transaminase — MARIYNFSAGPAVLPEEVLKEAAAEMLDYKGTGMSVMEMSHRSKAFEGIIQDAEKDLRELLNIPDNYKVLFLQGGASQQFAMIPMNLMKNKVADYIVTGQWAKKAFQEAKKYGDAKAIASSEDKTFSYIPDCSDLEIRENADYVYICENNTIYGTKFKTLPNTKGKTLVADLSSCILSEPVDVTKYGLIFAGVQKNIGPAGVVIAIIREDLITEDTLPGTPTMLQYKIHADNDSLYNTPPAYGIYICGKVFKHLLNLGGLEKMKEINERKAAILYDFLDSSEMFKGTVIKEDRSLMNVPFVTGNDELDAKFVKEAKAAGFENLKGHRSVGGMRASIYNAMPMEGVEKLVDFMKNFEAENK; from the coding sequence ATGGCAAGAATTTATAATTTTTCAGCAGGTCCAGCAGTGCTACCTGAAGAAGTGTTAAAAGAAGCAGCTGCAGAGATGTTAGACTACAAAGGTACTGGTATGTCAGTAATGGAAATGAGTCATAGATCTAAGGCATTCGAAGGAATAATCCAAGATGCAGAAAAAGATTTAAGAGAACTTTTAAATATTCCAGATAACTACAAAGTGCTATTTTTACAAGGCGGAGCTTCTCAACAATTCGCTATGATTCCTATGAATCTTATGAAGAATAAAGTAGCAGATTACATAGTAACAGGTCAATGGGCAAAAAAAGCTTTTCAAGAAGCTAAAAAATATGGAGATGCTAAAGCAATCGCTTCATCAGAGGATAAAACATTCTCATATATACCAGATTGCTCTGATTTAGAAATTAGAGAAAATGCTGACTATGTGTATATTTGTGAAAACAATACTATCTATGGAACAAAGTTCAAGACATTACCTAATACTAAAGGCAAAACACTTGTAGCAGATTTATCTTCTTGTATTTTATCAGAACCAGTTGATGTTACTAAATACGGATTAATTTTTGCTGGAGTTCAAAAGAACATTGGACCTGCAGGTGTAGTAATTGCAATTATTCGTGAAGATTTAATTACAGAAGATACATTACCAGGTACTCCAACAATGTTACAATATAAGATACATGCAGATAATGATTCATTATATAACACACCACCAGCATATGGAATTTATATCTGTGGTAAAGTATTTAAACACTTATTAAACTTAGGTGGTCTTGAAAAAATGAAAGAAATCAATGAGAGAAAAGCTGCTATTTTATATGATTTCTTAGATTCAAGCGAAATGTTTAAAGGAACAGTTATTAAAGAAGATCGTTCATTAATGAATGTACCTTTTGTAACTGGAAATGATGAACTAGATGCAAAATTTGTTAAAGAAGCAAAAGCAGCTGGTTTTGAAAACTTAAAAGGACATCGTTCTGTTGGGGGTATGAGAGCAAGCATCTATAATGCTATGCCTATGGAAGGTGTTGAAAAACTTGTTGACTTTATGAAAAATTTTGAAGCAGAGAACAAGTAA